DNA sequence from the Sinomonas terrae genome:
CGCCGGCGAGCGCAACCTGCTCGTGATCGGCACCGACCACGGAGCCGAATCCGTGACCGGCTTCTTCACGAAGTACGGCGACGGCGGCGCAGACATCCTGCCGCTCTTCGGGCTCAATAAGCGCCAGAACCGGCAGATCCTCCAGCATCTCGGTGCCCCCGAACGGGTCTGGCAGAAGATCCCCACTGCGGACCTCCTCGACCTCCAGCCGGGCCGCACTGACGAGCATGAGCTCGGCATCACCTACGAGGAGATCGACAGCTACCTCGAAGGCCGCGACGTTCCGGAAGAGGTCGCGGAGTCCATCGAGAAGCGATACCTCCTCACTCGGCACAAGCGCGCGACCCCTGTGACCCGCTTCGATACGTGGTGGCAGGAGGGCGCGGCGGCCTGGACGAAGTAGGCAGCTGCCTCGGTCGCTCGGCTCGTCGCGCCGACGCCGCGCCGTTGATAGCGTGGGCTGCGTGAAGATCGCCACTTGGAACGTGAACTCCCTCCGTGCCCGCGCCGACCGTGTAGAAGGCTGGCTGCTGCGCAGCGGAGTGGATGTGCTCGCGCTCCAGGAGACGAAGTGCCGTGACGAGAACTTTCCCTGGGAGCTCTTCGAGCGCAACGGCTACGAGGTTGCGCATTTCGGCGTGAGCCAGTGGAACGGCGTCGCCATCGCGTCCCGTGTGGGCCTCGAGGACGTCGAGCGCACGTTCCCGGATCAGCCTGCCTTCGGCAAGGGTGGGATCGAGGCCGAGCAGGAAGCCCGGGCAATCGGCGCGACCTGCAATGGCGTGCGGGTGTGGAGCATCTATGTGCCCAACGGGCGCGCCCTCGACGACGAGCACATGCCGTACAAGCTGGAGTGGCTTGCGACCCTGAACAAGCACGCGTCGGAGTGGCTCGCGCAGGACCCCAAGGCACAGATCGCGCTCGTGGGCGATTGGAACATCGCGCCGCTCGACGAAGACGTGTGGGATATCGAGATGTTCCGTACCGAAGGGTTCACGCATGTGAGCGAGCCCGAGCGCGAGGCATTCCGAGCCTTCGAGCGAAGCGGATTCACCGA
Encoded proteins:
- a CDS encoding exodeoxyribonuclease III, producing the protein MKIATWNVNSLRARADRVEGWLLRSGVDVLALQETKCRDENFPWELFERNGYEVAHFGVSQWNGVAIASRVGLEDVERTFPDQPAFGKGGIEAEQEARAIGATCNGVRVWSIYVPNGRALDDEHMPYKLEWLATLNKHASEWLAQDPKAQIALVGDWNIAPLDEDVWDIEMFRTEGFTHVSEPEREAFRAFERSGFTDAARAYTPGPGVYTYWDYKQLRFPKKEGMRIDFVLASPALEARVVGAHIDREERKGKGASDHAPVVVELADGA